Proteins encoded by one window of Anaeromyxobacter sp.:
- a CDS encoding guanosine monophosphate reductase, which translates to MREAFTFDDVLLIPAYNHYESRQLVDTSVTDRTGKLSLRLPVMTANMDTITESAMANFIGARGGIGVLHRMMSVERNVKEFRACSGTVFVSVGTSEEELERAEALRHAGATHFVVDVAHGHAKYVGKTLKRLRQLLPDACLMAGNVATYAGADYLASVGADIIKVGIGPGSVCTTRVKTGHGVPQLTAIQDCARCDRSIVADGGLRYAGDVVKALAFGADFVMIGGMLAGTRPTPGERAQDADGKWVKSYRGMASREVAEEHHGGIAEWKTAEGVAVTVPYREDEELILADLVGGLRSGLTYAGSQTIKELQRKLNFVQITSSGWRESMPHKLL; encoded by the coding sequence ATGCGCGAAGCCTTCACCTTCGACGACGTCCTGCTGATCCCGGCCTACAACCACTACGAGTCGCGCCAGCTGGTGGACACCTCGGTCACCGACCGCACCGGCAAGCTCTCGCTCCGGCTGCCGGTGATGACCGCCAACATGGACACCATCACCGAGTCGGCCATGGCCAACTTCATCGGGGCCCGGGGGGGCATCGGCGTCCTGCACCGGATGATGTCGGTGGAGCGCAACGTCAAGGAGTTCCGCGCCTGCAGCGGCACGGTCTTCGTCTCGGTGGGCACCTCCGAGGAGGAGCTGGAGCGCGCCGAGGCGCTGCGCCACGCCGGCGCCACCCACTTCGTGGTGGACGTGGCCCACGGCCACGCCAAGTACGTGGGCAAGACGCTCAAGCGGCTGCGGCAGCTCCTGCCCGACGCCTGCCTGATGGCCGGCAACGTGGCCACCTACGCCGGGGCCGACTACCTGGCCTCGGTGGGGGCCGACATCATCAAGGTGGGCATCGGGCCGGGCAGCGTCTGCACCACCCGCGTCAAGACCGGCCACGGGGTGCCCCAGCTCACCGCCATCCAGGACTGCGCCCGCTGCGACCGCTCCATCGTGGCCGACGGCGGCCTGCGCTACGCCGGCGACGTGGTCAAGGCGCTGGCCTTCGGGGCCGACTTCGTGATGATCGGCGGCATGCTGGCCGGCACCCGGCCCACCCCGGGCGAGCGGGCCCAGGACGCCGACGGCAAGTGGGTCAAGAGCTACCGCGGCATGGCCAGCCGCGAGGTGGCCGAGGAGCACCACGGCGGCATCGCCGAGTGGAAGACCGCCGAGGGGGTGGCGGTCACCGTGCCCTACCGCGAGGACGAGGAGCTGATCCTGGCGGACCTGGTGGGCGGGCTGCGCTCCGGCCTCACCTACGCCGGCTCCCAGACCATCAAGGAGCTGCAGCGCAAGCTCAACTTCGTGCAGATCACCTCGAGCGGCTGGCGCGAGTCGATGCCGCACAAGCTGCTCTAG
- a CDS encoding biotin carboxylase, with the protein MAQPTDLYRHNPLIHRDRRLAGAASEWVRSFACTDLKPLIVCRGPIRKEAMDVFAEMGITHFGILLSEKDSIVYPNALAPELRQLTDTSRVHRVPDYTGASKEERVERMNQIVQIAHDNGYDSVFAGYGFMAEDEEFVATIEKAGLKFIGPNSTTQARAGKKDEAKRTALEVGVSTTPGVNNVTAKTLVTKHGSREALLALAKANGIALDAKASADATLPLEALADLILMASYAKGLDLYTIDELGLQVQREVTEMFQKYPQSRVRLKAIGGGGGKGQRILGGSLLTLEKADAKAIEAAAVEAPALTREVLNEVKATGVGDNKNVLVELNIEQTRHNEIQLVGNGEWCVTLGGRDCSLQMHEQKLLEISVTQESLRAGIARAEQAGNAAEARSLKTDLDILRRMEDDASRFGVAVGLDSASTFECIVDRDRYYFMEVNTRIQVEHRVSELCYSLKFTNPKDPADFFVVESLVEAMALLARHKKRLPKPERLPRFGASAEARLNATDASLSPHAGGVIRFWSKPIEGEIRDDQGISLVNPDTGMFMRYRVAGAYDSNIALLLTKGEDRLASYLHLSRVLGTTSLRGQNVATNLEFHYGLVNWFIGQNVMAKPTTRFVVPYLTLVGQLKDEANKIDTVYAFLEMKKTYAKRMAVEAPDDPAVAKAMSEVLDRKGTLLTRPMERLLEDPHLFAGWLSLNRKNYRLEGGRLIWLRNPLGILNDTYQYLNMAYDPKAPAAEVIWGHDDELLQKAIRFYQALRKTFSLEKEEFFKLDKILESEAPQGGHDAATWGKIQAAHRGYSAGNELLGLLFMIAEKVKFFDFKVEENLDVTIPVHLNDPDLQLRMKKVLVPPPVTKADEIVSVSGGMYYGQEAPGRPRFVTEGMHFDKGQPLYIIEVMKMFNTVRAQFSGTLDKIVIQGGEGTIVQKGQPLFKITPDEKHVEVDPREVEKQRRATTGEALKAVL; encoded by the coding sequence ATGGCCCAGCCCACCGACCTGTACCGCCACAACCCGCTCATCCACCGCGACCGCCGCCTGGCCGGCGCGGCCTCGGAGTGGGTCCGCTCCTTCGCCTGCACCGACCTCAAGCCGCTCATCGTCTGCCGAGGCCCCATCCGCAAGGAGGCCATGGACGTCTTCGCCGAGATGGGGATCACCCACTTCGGGATCCTGCTCTCCGAGAAGGACTCCATCGTCTACCCCAACGCCCTGGCCCCCGAGCTGCGGCAGCTCACCGACACCAGCCGCGTCCACCGCGTGCCCGACTACACCGGCGCCTCCAAGGAGGAGCGCGTCGAGCGCATGAACCAGATCGTGCAGATCGCGCACGACAACGGCTACGACTCGGTCTTCGCCGGCTACGGCTTCATGGCCGAGGACGAGGAGTTCGTGGCCACCATCGAGAAGGCCGGCCTCAAGTTCATCGGCCCCAACTCGACGACCCAGGCCCGCGCCGGCAAGAAGGACGAGGCCAAGCGGACCGCCCTGGAGGTGGGGGTCAGCACCACCCCGGGCGTCAACAACGTCACCGCCAAGACCCTGGTGACCAAGCACGGCAGCCGCGAGGCGCTGCTGGCGCTGGCCAAGGCCAACGGCATCGCCCTGGACGCCAAGGCGAGCGCCGACGCCACGCTGCCGCTCGAGGCGCTGGCCGACCTGATCCTGATGGCCTCCTACGCCAAGGGCCTCGACCTCTACACCATCGACGAGCTCGGGCTGCAGGTGCAGCGCGAGGTCACCGAGATGTTCCAGAAGTACCCGCAGAGCCGGGTGCGCCTCAAGGCCATCGGCGGCGGCGGCGGCAAGGGCCAGCGCATCCTGGGCGGCTCGCTGCTGACGCTGGAGAAGGCCGACGCCAAGGCCATCGAGGCGGCGGCCGTCGAGGCGCCGGCCCTGACCCGCGAGGTGCTCAACGAGGTCAAGGCCACCGGCGTCGGCGACAACAAGAACGTGCTGGTCGAGCTCAACATCGAGCAGACCCGCCACAACGAGATCCAGCTGGTCGGTAACGGGGAGTGGTGCGTCACCCTGGGCGGCCGCGACTGCTCGCTGCAGATGCACGAGCAGAAGCTGCTGGAGATCTCGGTGACGCAGGAGAGCCTGCGGGCCGGCATCGCCCGCGCCGAGCAGGCCGGCAACGCCGCCGAGGCCAGGTCGCTCAAGACCGACCTCGACATCCTCAGGCGCATGGAGGACGACGCCTCCCGCTTCGGCGTGGCGGTGGGGCTCGACTCGGCCTCGACCTTCGAGTGCATCGTCGACCGCGACCGCTACTACTTCATGGAGGTGAACACCCGCATCCAGGTGGAGCACCGCGTCTCGGAGCTCTGCTACTCGCTCAAGTTCACCAACCCGAAGGATCCGGCCGACTTCTTCGTGGTGGAGTCGCTGGTGGAGGCCATGGCGCTGCTGGCGCGCCACAAGAAGCGGCTGCCCAAGCCGGAGCGCCTCCCCCGCTTCGGCGCCTCGGCCGAGGCCCGCCTCAACGCCACCGACGCCTCGCTGTCGCCCCACGCCGGCGGCGTCATCCGCTTCTGGTCCAAGCCCATCGAGGGCGAGATCCGCGACGACCAGGGCATCAGCCTGGTCAACCCGGACACCGGCATGTTCATGCGGTACCGGGTGGCGGGCGCCTACGACTCCAACATCGCCCTGCTGCTCACCAAGGGCGAGGACCGGCTGGCCAGCTACCTGCACCTCTCCCGGGTGCTGGGCACCACCAGCCTGCGCGGCCAGAACGTGGCCACCAACCTGGAGTTCCACTACGGCCTGGTCAACTGGTTCATCGGCCAGAACGTCATGGCCAAGCCGACCACCCGCTTCGTGGTCCCCTACCTGACGCTGGTGGGCCAGCTCAAGGACGAGGCCAACAAGATCGACACGGTCTACGCCTTCCTCGAGATGAAGAAGACCTACGCCAAGCGGATGGCGGTGGAGGCGCCGGACGACCCGGCGGTGGCCAAGGCCATGTCGGAGGTGCTGGACCGCAAGGGCACGCTGCTGACCCGGCCCATGGAGCGGCTGCTGGAGGACCCGCACCTCTTCGCCGGGTGGCTCAGCCTGAACCGCAAGAACTACCGGCTGGAGGGCGGGCGGCTGATCTGGCTGCGCAACCCGCTGGGCATCCTCAACGACACCTACCAGTACCTCAACATGGCCTACGATCCGAAGGCGCCCGCCGCCGAGGTGATCTGGGGCCACGACGACGAGCTGCTGCAGAAGGCCATCCGCTTCTACCAGGCGCTGCGCAAGACCTTCTCCCTGGAGAAGGAGGAGTTCTTCAAGCTCGACAAGATCCTGGAGAGCGAGGCGCCGCAGGGCGGCCACGACGCCGCCACCTGGGGGAAGATCCAGGCCGCCCACCGGGGCTACTCGGCCGGCAACGAGCTGCTGGGGCTGCTCTTCATGATCGCCGAGAAGGTGAAGTTCTTCGACTTCAAGGTGGAGGAGAACCTCGACGTCACCATCCCGGTGCACCTCAACGACCCGGACCTGCAGCTCCGCATGAAGAAGGTGCTGGTGCCGCCCCCGGTCACCAAGGCCGACGAGATCGTCTCCGTCTCGGGCGGCATGTACTACGGGCAGGAGGCCCCCGGCCGCCCCCGCTTCGTCACCGAGGGCATGCACTTCGACAAGGGGCAGCCGCTCTACATCATCGAGGTGATGAAGATGTTCAACACCGTGCGGGCCCAGTTCTCCGGCACGCTCGACAAGATCGTCATCCAGGGCGGGGAGGGCACCATCGTGCAGAAGGGGCAGCCCCTCTTCAAGATCACGCCCGACGAGAAGCACGTCGAGGTGGACCCCCGCGAGGTCGAGAAGCAGCGGCGCGCCACCACCGGCGAGGCCCTCAAGGCCGTCCTGTAG
- a CDS encoding acetyl-CoA carboxylase carboxyltransferase subunit → MTTKAIRPTLTNPLDPTEKVEFNIPGEISRAHGPYEEAMKEGYDLIQRPIRSVPVDAIEKQHFKKRMTVWERLKVLSPKDPNVLYQNWGKNLDGASLVTAILDINGRDVAVYGHDFTVRAGSMDATNGNKLARLFRMAGEKGMPLIGMNDSAGAYVPAGVGGLDGYAEAFTALRKISGVVPSIMCMFGFNAGGGSYLPRQGSFVIQPNDTFFGLTGPGVVKSVLGEDITPEDLGGPKVHGNSGVADLTVQDELGALRQAVRLLSYIPDTNGTLSPFQPTSDPIDRKTWEINTLLKKAFNSSSGFNTPFDVSIIIQQVCDYGDYFEIQPDRAREAVTAFGRLGGHVVGFVANNSAVGSGQIDCDTALKIARFVRFCNIYNIPIIFMEDTTGFLPGREQEARGIVQAGRSMLDAIVDVRTPRILLILRNAFGGAYASYNNYPTGADLVLALPTTRLAVMGPAGKEFVYKDEVRKIRATVADMVKKGTATRTTAGMDGAAAKKDAEKEAAEWGKAQEALLNQRYERELMNPKEGLALGSISSIVMPTDLRKALGENMNWLMRHYKPSPMTGPQREFH, encoded by the coding sequence ATGACCACCAAGGCCATCCGACCGACCCTGACGAACCCGCTCGATCCCACCGAGAAGGTCGAGTTCAACATCCCCGGCGAGATCTCCCGGGCGCACGGCCCCTACGAGGAGGCCATGAAGGAGGGGTACGACCTCATCCAGCGCCCCATCCGCTCGGTGCCCGTCGACGCCATCGAGAAGCAGCACTTCAAGAAGCGCATGACCGTGTGGGAGCGGCTCAAGGTGCTCTCGCCCAAGGATCCCAACGTCCTCTACCAGAACTGGGGCAAGAACCTCGACGGCGCCTCGCTGGTCACCGCCATCCTCGACATCAACGGCCGCGACGTGGCGGTGTACGGCCACGACTTCACGGTGCGCGCCGGCTCGATGGACGCCACCAACGGCAACAAGCTGGCGCGCCTCTTCCGCATGGCCGGCGAGAAGGGCATGCCGCTCATCGGCATGAACGACTCGGCCGGCGCCTACGTGCCGGCCGGCGTCGGCGGCCTGGACGGCTACGCCGAGGCCTTCACCGCGCTCCGCAAGATCAGCGGCGTGGTGCCCAGCATCATGTGCATGTTCGGCTTCAACGCCGGCGGCGGCTCCTACCTGCCGCGCCAGGGCAGCTTCGTCATCCAGCCCAACGACACCTTCTTCGGCCTGACCGGCCCGGGCGTGGTGAAGTCGGTGCTGGGCGAGGACATCACGCCCGAGGACCTGGGCGGCCCCAAGGTGCACGGCAACTCCGGCGTGGCCGACCTGACGGTGCAGGACGAGCTGGGGGCGCTGCGCCAGGCGGTCCGGCTGCTCTCCTACATCCCGGACACCAACGGCACGCTCTCGCCCTTCCAGCCCACCAGCGACCCCATCGACCGCAAGACCTGGGAGATCAACACGCTGCTGAAGAAGGCCTTCAACTCGTCGAGCGGCTTCAACACCCCCTTCGACGTGTCCATCATCATCCAGCAGGTGTGCGACTACGGCGACTACTTCGAGATCCAGCCGGATCGCGCGCGCGAGGCGGTCACCGCCTTCGGGCGCCTGGGCGGCCACGTGGTGGGCTTCGTGGCCAACAACAGCGCCGTGGGCTCCGGCCAGATCGACTGCGACACGGCGCTGAAGATCGCCAGGTTCGTGCGCTTCTGCAACATCTACAACATCCCCATCATCTTCATGGAGGACACCACCGGCTTCCTGCCCGGTCGCGAGCAGGAGGCGCGCGGCATCGTGCAGGCCGGCCGCTCCATGCTGGACGCCATCGTGGACGTGCGCACCCCGCGCATCCTGCTCATCCTGCGCAACGCCTTCGGCGGCGCCTACGCCTCCTACAACAACTACCCCACCGGCGCCGACCTGGTGCTGGCGCTGCCCACCACCCGCCTGGCCGTCATGGGCCCGGCCGGCAAGGAGTTCGTCTACAAGGACGAGGTCCGGAAGATCCGCGCCACCGTCGCCGACATGGTGAAGAAGGGCACCGCCACCCGCACCACCGCCGGCATGGACGGCGCCGCCGCCAAGAAGGACGCCGAGAAGGAGGCGGCCGAGTGGGGCAAGGCGCAGGAGGCCCTGCTCAACCAGCGCTACGAGCGCGAGCTGATGAACCCGAAGGAGGGCCTGGCGCTCGGCTCCATCTCCTCGATCGTCATGCCCACCGACCTGCGCAAGGCGCTCGGCGAGAACATGAACTGGCTCATGCGCCACTACAAGCCGTCGCCCATGACCGGCCCGCAGCGCGAGTTCCACTGA
- a CDS encoding PilZ domain-containing protein has translation MIELVLDLEPSALLHAWRKDTGRLFLDTPRAPRQRGKAAIRIRLVGSKVAATVVGTVVSAHQQQQLHRLELQPEEASLPALRMLLAAAEGTAVPYQQRPLRYLARVPVVVATDQGEVLMTTFSVSPGGCGIAWSGPPPTIGRAVRLRVGPQARPADLWGTIRWIGARGPSSTTGVRLLAGDTVLAPWTDLLAQLELSGAPRS, from the coding sequence ATGATCGAGCTCGTCCTGGACCTGGAGCCCTCGGCTCTGCTCCACGCCTGGCGCAAGGACACCGGCCGCCTCTTCCTCGACACCCCGCGCGCACCGCGCCAGCGGGGCAAGGCGGCGATCCGCATCAGGCTGGTGGGCTCCAAGGTGGCCGCGACCGTGGTCGGCACCGTGGTGAGCGCCCACCAGCAGCAGCAGCTCCACCGGCTCGAGCTCCAGCCGGAGGAGGCCAGCCTGCCGGCGCTCCGCATGCTGCTCGCCGCCGCCGAGGGCACCGCGGTGCCCTACCAGCAGCGGCCGCTCCGCTACCTGGCCCGCGTGCCGGTGGTGGTGGCCACCGACCAGGGCGAGGTGCTCATGACGACCTTCTCCGTGTCGCCGGGCGGCTGCGGCATCGCCTGGTCCGGGCCGCCGCCCACCATCGGGCGCGCCGTCCGGCTGCGCGTCGGGCCCCAGGCGCGGCCCGCCGACCTGTGGGGCACCATCCGCTGGATCGGGGCGCGCGGCCCCAGCTCCACCACCGGCGTCCGCCTGCTGGCCGGCGACACGGTGCTGGCCCCCTGGACCGACCTGCTGGCGCAGCTGGAGCTGAGCGGCGCGCCGCGCTCCTGA
- a CDS encoding DUF4852 domain-containing protein: MKVAAALATLLLLGGCASLRGRSDPAAHWAGLAILGPLEAGLLYGLRTSADPDPRLALAWGDVCGERDEAARQAAMAASRPRLEAATRQAWKHETWTMPVRQQLGAYDLQRRGFPTGVRNGSVIRFEGADFCRQGLAFLVAFRNGDKFSTLKVSEDGARQFVRGNSLRTVVHDLEVVVVGTQPGPPGPTLLVDVVRMRTRDALSERVIFDTALPEPLPGQ; the protein is encoded by the coding sequence ATGAAGGTCGCTGCCGCACTCGCCACTCTCCTGCTGCTCGGTGGCTGCGCCTCGCTGCGCGGCCGCAGCGACCCCGCCGCCCACTGGGCCGGCCTCGCCATCCTGGGCCCGCTCGAGGCCGGGCTCCTCTACGGGCTGCGCACCAGCGCCGACCCCGACCCGCGCCTGGCGCTGGCCTGGGGCGACGTCTGCGGAGAGCGGGACGAGGCGGCGCGCCAGGCGGCCATGGCGGCGTCGCGGCCGCGACTCGAGGCGGCCACCCGCCAGGCCTGGAAGCACGAGACCTGGACCATGCCGGTGCGGCAGCAGCTCGGCGCCTACGACCTGCAGCGGCGCGGCTTCCCCACCGGGGTGCGCAACGGGTCGGTCATCCGCTTCGAGGGGGCCGACTTCTGCCGCCAGGGCCTGGCCTTCCTGGTGGCCTTCCGCAACGGCGACAAGTTCTCCACCCTCAAGGTCTCGGAGGACGGGGCGCGCCAGTTCGTCCGCGGCAACTCCCTGCGCACCGTGGTGCACGACCTGGAGGTGGTGGTGGTGGGCACGCAGCCCGGCCCGCCGGGCCCCACCCTGCTGGTGGACGTGGTGCGGATGCGCACCCGCGACGCCCTGAGCGAGCGGGTCATCTTCGACACCGCGCTGCCCGAGCCACTGCCCGGCCAGTAG
- a CDS encoding YbaK/EbsC family protein: MIPALIESYLRQQHHGFAHHVHPVAMTAQELAAADHVTGRRVAKPVIVRLGGRMAIAVVAATDRVSLSALEEATGVRAELVPEQEFAPRFAPCELGAEPPLALFGLPIFVDERLERVPTLVMPAGTHQDAVELNTNAWMRAEQAQPVANLGVRTT, from the coding sequence ATGATCCCGGCCTTGATCGAGTCGTACCTGCGGCAGCAGCACCACGGGTTCGCCCACCACGTCCACCCCGTCGCCATGACGGCGCAGGAGCTGGCCGCGGCCGACCACGTCACCGGCAGGCGCGTCGCCAAGCCCGTCATCGTGCGCCTGGGCGGGCGCATGGCCATCGCGGTGGTGGCGGCCACCGATCGGGTCAGCCTGTCGGCCCTGGAGGAGGCCACCGGCGTGCGCGCCGAGCTGGTCCCGGAGCAGGAGTTCGCGCCGCGCTTCGCGCCCTGCGAGCTGGGCGCCGAGCCGCCGCTGGCGCTCTTCGGCCTGCCCATCTTCGTGGACGAGCGGCTGGAGCGGGTGCCCACGCTGGTGATGCCGGCCGGGACCCACCAGGACGCGGTGGAGCTGAACACCAACGCCTGGATGCGGGCCGAGCAGGCCCAGCCGGTGGCCAACCTGGGCGTGCGCACCACCTAG
- a CDS encoding YjbQ family protein produces the protein MNTPERVAFVNITPQVEAVLRQSGIQEGLCLVNAMHITASVFVNDDEAGLHRDYAAWLERLAPFDASPATYQHNRTGEDNADAHLKRQIMGREVVVAVTEGALDFGPWEQIFYGEFDGRRVKRVLVKIIGE, from the coding sequence ATGAACACCCCGGAGCGGGTGGCCTTCGTGAACATCACGCCGCAGGTGGAGGCGGTGCTGCGGCAGAGCGGCATCCAGGAGGGGCTGTGCCTGGTCAACGCCATGCACATCACCGCCTCGGTCTTCGTCAACGACGACGAGGCCGGGCTGCACCGCGACTACGCCGCCTGGCTGGAGCGGCTGGCCCCGTTCGACGCCAGCCCGGCCACCTACCAGCACAACCGGACCGGCGAGGACAACGCCGACGCCCACCTGAAGCGCCAGATCATGGGGCGCGAGGTGGTGGTGGCGGTGACCGAGGGGGCCCTCGACTTCGGCCCGTGGGAGCAGATCTTCTACGGCGAGTTCGACGGCCGCCGGGTCAAGCGGGTGCTGGTGAAGATCATCGGGGAGTGA
- a CDS encoding SAM-dependent methyltransferase, whose translation MPGTMPSPPPPAAAPPRREVLCGDGVAWLARGPLPPGHALVTSLPDHSELPRLGVEGWRRWFVETAALACRAVADDAVAVFYQTDVKHDGRWIDKAHLVSCGADLAGAHLLWHKVVCRAPPGTTTFGRPAYAHLLCLSRGLRLEPGRSSPDVLPRLGEMTWARAMGREACELVARFLVAHTTCRTVVDPFCGVGTMLAVANAHGLDAVGVELSSKRAGRARTLVLGPAAAG comes from the coding sequence ATGCCCGGCACCATGCCCTCCCCGCCGCCACCCGCCGCCGCCCCACCCCGGCGCGAGGTGCTCTGCGGCGACGGGGTGGCCTGGCTGGCGCGCGGCCCGCTGCCCCCCGGCCACGCGCTGGTGACCTCACTGCCGGACCACTCCGAGCTGCCCAGGCTGGGCGTGGAGGGCTGGCGCCGCTGGTTCGTGGAGACCGCCGCGCTGGCCTGCCGGGCGGTGGCCGACGACGCGGTGGCGGTCTTCTACCAGACCGACGTGAAGCACGACGGCCGCTGGATCGACAAGGCGCACCTGGTGTCCTGCGGGGCCGACCTGGCCGGGGCCCACCTGCTCTGGCACAAGGTGGTGTGCCGCGCGCCGCCCGGCACCACCACCTTCGGCCGCCCGGCCTACGCCCACCTGCTCTGCCTGAGCCGCGGGCTGCGGCTCGAGCCCGGGCGGTCGTCGCCCGACGTGCTGCCGCGCCTCGGCGAGATGACCTGGGCGCGGGCCATGGGGCGGGAGGCCTGCGAGCTGGTGGCCCGCTTCCTGGTGGCCCACACCACCTGCCGCACCGTGGTCGATCCGTTCTGCGGGGTGGGCACCATGCTGGCGGTGGCCAACGCCCACGGCCTGGACGCCGTGGGCGTGGAGCTGTCGTCCAAGCGGGCCGGGCGGGCGCGGACGCTGGTGCTCGGCCCCGCGGCCGCCGGCTAG
- a CDS encoding acyl-CoA dehydrogenase family protein, whose translation MTKLYKGAEYLITAVAAADVFAPEDLSEEHRQIADTTESFVKDEVLPVAERLEHQEPGLAAALMKKAGDAGLLMIDAPQAYGGLELDKVASVLTADRMGAGGAFSVAYSAHSGIGTLPLVYYGTEAQKERYLGKIISGEWAAAYCLTEPGAGSDALGGTTRATLSPDGTHYLLDGTKQYITNGGFASLFTVFAKIDRTHFTAFLVERGFEGVTIGPEEKKLGIKGSSTTTVILEGAKVPVENLLGEIGKGHKIAFNVLNVGRFKLGAATNGAARKAIGVGAAYANVRKQFGVPISSFGAIREKLADRTADFFASEALVFRLAGMIDDRLATLEKGTPGYYERYQAAIEEYAIECAIAKVFCSEVLADVVDDVVQIHGGYGFTQEYAAERFYRDERINRIFEGTNEINRLLVPGTILRRALKGELPLQREAIKATEALLTPALDALDPGDPFAAEKVAVANLKRVFLVLSGAAVQRFGDKLKDEQEVLLALADVAIQAFAAESALLRAEKTAPGRSQAGRGLAAAAVKVHTFAACEKVATAARRAAFYVAEGDQATLLLGGVRRFTRYDATGLLQAKRLLADAVVRDEKVPL comes from the coding sequence ATGACGAAGCTCTACAAGGGGGCGGAGTACCTCATCACCGCGGTGGCGGCGGCCGACGTGTTCGCCCCGGAGGACCTGTCGGAGGAGCACCGGCAGATCGCCGACACCACCGAGTCCTTCGTCAAGGACGAGGTCCTGCCGGTGGCCGAGCGGCTGGAGCACCAGGAGCCCGGGCTGGCCGCCGCGCTCATGAAGAAGGCCGGCGACGCCGGGCTCCTCATGATCGACGCGCCGCAGGCCTACGGCGGCCTGGAGCTCGACAAGGTGGCCAGCGTGCTGACGGCCGACCGGATGGGGGCGGGCGGGGCCTTCTCGGTGGCCTACTCGGCCCACAGCGGCATCGGCACCCTGCCGCTGGTCTACTACGGCACCGAGGCGCAGAAGGAGCGCTACCTCGGCAAGATCATCTCCGGGGAGTGGGCCGCCGCCTACTGCCTCACCGAGCCGGGCGCCGGCAGCGACGCCCTGGGCGGCACCACCCGGGCCACCCTGTCGCCGGACGGGACGCACTACCTGCTCGACGGCACCAAGCAGTACATCACCAACGGCGGCTTCGCCTCGCTCTTCACGGTCTTCGCCAAGATCGACCGCACCCACTTCACCGCCTTCCTGGTGGAGCGCGGCTTCGAGGGGGTCACCATCGGGCCCGAGGAGAAGAAGCTGGGCATCAAGGGCTCCTCCACCACCACGGTGATCCTGGAGGGGGCCAAGGTGCCGGTGGAGAACCTGCTCGGCGAGATCGGCAAGGGGCACAAGATCGCCTTCAACGTGCTGAACGTGGGGCGCTTCAAGCTGGGCGCCGCCACCAACGGCGCGGCCCGCAAGGCCATCGGGGTGGGGGCGGCCTACGCCAACGTGCGCAAGCAGTTCGGCGTGCCCATCTCCAGCTTCGGCGCCATCCGCGAGAAGCTGGCCGACCGCACCGCCGACTTCTTCGCCTCGGAGGCGCTGGTCTTCCGGCTGGCCGGGATGATCGACGACCGGCTGGCCACCCTGGAGAAGGGGACGCCCGGCTACTACGAGCGCTACCAGGCGGCCATCGAGGAGTACGCCATCGAGTGCGCCATCGCCAAGGTGTTCTGCAGCGAGGTGCTGGCCGACGTGGTGGACGACGTGGTGCAGATCCACGGCGGCTACGGCTTCACGCAGGAGTACGCCGCCGAGCGCTTCTACCGCGACGAGCGCATCAACCGGATCTTCGAGGGGACCAACGAGATCAACCGGCTGCTGGTGCCCGGCACCATCCTGCGCCGCGCCCTGAAGGGCGAGCTGCCGCTGCAGCGCGAGGCCATCAAGGCCACCGAGGCGCTGCTGACGCCCGCCCTCGACGCCCTCGACCCCGGCGATCCCTTCGCGGCCGAGAAGGTGGCGGTGGCCAACCTGAAGCGGGTCTTCCTGGTCCTGTCCGGCGCCGCGGTGCAGCGCTTCGGCGACAAGCTCAAGGACGAGCAGGAGGTGCTGCTGGCGCTGGCCGACGTGGCCATCCAGGCCTTCGCGGCCGAGAGCGCGCTGCTGCGGGCCGAGAAGACCGCGCCCGGCCGCAGCCAGGCCGGCCGGGGGCTGGCGGCGGCGGCCGTCAAGGTGCACACCTTCGCGGCCTGCGAGAAGGTGGCCACGGCGGCCCGCCGCGCCGCCTTCTACGTCGCCGAGGGGGACCAGGCCACGCTGCTGCTGGGCGGGGTGCGCCGCTTCACCCGCTACGACGCCACCGGCCTCCTGCAGGCCAAGCGGCTGCTGGCCGACGCGGTGGTGCGCGACGAGAAGGTGCCGCTCTAG